The genomic interval ttcgtcgcgtccatcctgtcttccatgtctcctgtgttaagccctttcttcgcaccccgttcgtcttccctccccctcccgtccttgtcgagagcgcacctatttacaaggtacataagatcatggacatgcgttctcggggacggggtcaccaatacttagtggattgggagggttacggtcctgaggagaggagttgggttccgtctcgggacgtgctggaccgttcactcatcgatgatttcctccgttgccgccaggattcctcctcgagtgcgccaggaggcgctcggtgagtgggggtactgtcatgtttgtcatttattatcatgtcttgtccctgtgctccccattctattcgtttccctctgctggtcttatttggttctttccctccttctatccctctctctccccctccctctctcactctctcgctctctcttctctctatcgttccgttcctgctcccagctgttcctattcccctaatcatcatttagtcttcccacacctgttcccgatcctttcccctgattagagtccctatttattcctttgtgttccgttcctgtcccgtcggttccttgtttagtattcaccatgctgtgattgcgtttcgccctgtcctgtcgtgtttttgctgtgattgtgtatcgccctgtcctgtcgtgttttttgccttcatcagatgctgcgtgtgagcaggtgtctctgtcaactacggcctgcgcctacccgaagcgacctgcagtctgtggccgcttctcctgttattcccctctacagactagaggatttctgttattccctgtttggacttgaataaactctgtttctgttaagtcgcttttgggtcctctttcacctgcatgacatacaTAGGAAATCACCACTACAGGAGGAAAACAACCATGGAAAGAAGAGGCAGAAAGAAGGCTGACCTTGTAGACATAGAGCTCGTGACTCTCATCTGACAGCGTTGTCCCGTCCTCTCTCATCAGTGGTGTGAAGGCAAAGCCAAACAGCTTCTTCTCCGCCTTGTCTTTGGctgtggagaagaggatgaacagagaggatgaacagagaggatgaacagagaggatgaacagagaggatgaacagagaagaagaacagagaggaagaacagagaggatgaacagagaggatgaacagagaggaagaacagagaggatgaacagagaagaagaacagaggatgaacagagaggatgaacagagaggaagaacagagaggatgaacagagaggaagaacagagaggatgaacagagaggaagaacagagaggatgaacagagaggatgaacagagaagacgaacagagaggatgaacagagaggatgaacagagaggaagaacagagaggatgaacagagaagaagaacagagaggatgaacagagaggatgaacagagaggatgaacagagaggatgaacagagaggatgaacagagaggatgaacagagaggaagaacagagaggatgaacagagaggaagaacagagaggatgaacagagaggatgaacagagaggatgaacagagaggatgaacagagaagacgaacagagaggatgaacagagaggatgaacagagaggaagaacagagaggatgaacagagaagaagaacagagaggatgaacagagaggatgaacagagaggatgaacagagaggatgaacagagatgatgaacagagatgatgaacagagaggatgaacagagaggatgaacagagaggaagaacagagaggatgaacagagaagacgaacagagaggatgaacagagaggatgaacagagaggaagaacagagaggatgaacagagaagaagaacagagaggatgaacagagaggatgaacagagaggatgaacagagaggatgaacagagaggatgaacagagatgatgaacagagaggatgaacagagaggatgaacagagaagacgaacagagaggatgaacagagaggaagaacagagaggatgaacagagaggatgaacagagaagacgaacagagaggatgaacagagaggatgaacagagaggaagaacagagaggatgaacagagaagaagaacagagaggatgaacagagaggaagaacagagaggatgaacagagaggatgaacagagaggatgaacagagaggatgaacagagaggatgaacagagatgatgaacagagaggaagaacagagaggatgaacagagaggaagaacagagaggatgaacagagaggatgaacagagaggatgaacagagaggaagaacagagaggatgaacagagaagaagaacagagaggatgaacagagaggatgagcagagagagacaacCACTCACTAAGTGTCATATGTACCCCAAAAGGCTGGCCAAAGATGAAAGAAGCACAATTGAAGTTTAACCTCTTCCACTATATTCAAGAGTTGCTGAACATTTACTCTGTAGTTGGCTTTAGAAAGGTCTAGCAAGAAGGAGTTGTCAAATGAGTTGTCTTCAGTATAATCTCTAGAACACAGGAGTAAAATATTTTTGTGCAAATTTGATCAGCTGTGTGATAACCTTCCTGTGTTCATACGTGTTAGAAAGTGAGATTTCCTCCACAAAGGTGCAAAGCACTCGATTATCATGACATTACTGATGATCTCTAGACCAGACCGGTACTCACTGGAGCAGTGTCTGAACTCGAAGCGTAGGTGTGACCCTCTGAAGCGGTCTATGGGGATGGGTAGTTTAACCACCTCGCTCCAGCGGGGGCTGTTGTTGTGGTAGAGGACAAAGGAACGGTGTTCACTAATGTGGGGCTCACCACTGCCCAGGCTGATACAGTCCtacaggaagacacacacacacacaggtcattaCACACATGCAcgcccgcgcacacacacacacacacacacacacacacacacacacacacacacacacacacacacacacacacacacacacacacacacacacacacacacacacacacacacacacacacacacacacacacacacacacacacgcccacacgcccacacacgcccacacacgcCCACACCACATATCATTATTTTAAACTGAACAATAAAAAAAACGTACAGATGCAAAGTCTTGATCGCAAATTAAATACACGAAACAAATGTAACGTATTTTGTAGGGTCATCTGACATATCATGGTCGTCAGGGGGAGAAAATGAAAACGACACCTACCTTGAGCATCTCTCCGTCTGCGTAGAGCACGTAAACGGACACCTCAATGTTCTTCTGGACGCTCTTTCCTCCCCTTTCAAAGTCTCCTCTTTCCAAGGTGAGATACAGGTCGTTACGGATGTCACCTGGGGAggttagacagacacacaggtcgTTACGGATGTGACCTGGGGagggtagacagacacacaggtcgTTACGGATGTCACCTGGGGAggttagacagacacacaggtcgTTACGGATGTGACCTGGGGagggtagacagacacacaggtcgTTACGGATGTCACCTGGGGAggttagacagacacacaggtcgTTACGGATGTGACCTGGGGagggtagacagacacacaggtcgTTACGGATGTCACCTGGGGagggtagacagacacacaggtcgTTACGGATGTCACCTGGGGAggttagacagacacacacagaaacgtcAGTCAGACAACAGAACTCAAATATGTATAATagtgtattctataccatctatcGCGTCTGGCCTGCGCCGCTCGGCcttcgctcatccatatatgcacatgtacatattctcattcacctctttagatttgtgtgtatgaggtagttgttgtggaatagttagatgacttgttagacattactgcactataacatctgctaaccatgtgaccaataacatctgctaaccatgtgtatgcaaccaataacatctgctaaccatgtgaccaataacatctgctaaccatgtgaccattaacatctgctaaccgtgtgtatgtgaccattaacatctgctaacaatgtgtatgtgaccaataacatctgctaaccatgtgtatgtgaccaataacatctgctaaccatgtgaccattaacatctgctaaccatgtgaccattaacatctgctaaccatgtgaccaataacatctgctaaccatgtgtatgtgaccaataacatctgctaaccatgtgtatgtgaccaataacatctgctaaccatgtatatgtaaccaataacatctgctaaccatgtgtatgcgaccaataatatatgctaaccatgtgaccaataacatctgctaaccatgtgaccattaacatctgctaaccatgtgtatgtgaccattaacatctgctaaccgtgtgtatgtgaccaataacatctgctaaccatgtgtatgtgaccaataacatctgctaaccatgtgaccattaacatctgctaaccatgtgtatgtgaccaataacatctgctaaccatgtgtatgtgaccaataacatatgttaaccatgtgaccaataacatctgctaaccatgtgtatgtgaccaataacatctgctaaccatgtgtatgtgaccaataacatctgctaaccatgtgtatgtgaccaataacatctgctaaccatgtctatgtaaccaataacatctgctaaccatgtgtatgcgaccaataatatctgctaaccatgtgaccattaacatctgctaaccatgtgaccattaacatctgataaccatgtgaccaataacatctgctaaccatgtgaccaataacatctgctaaccatgtgaccattaacatctgctaaccatgtgaccattaacatctgctaaccatgtctatgtaaccaataacatctgctaaccatgtgaccaataacatctgctaaccatgtgaccattaacatctgataaccatgtgaccattaacatctgctaaccatgtgtatgtgaccaataacatctgctaaccatgtgtatgtgaccaataacatctgctaaccatgtctatgtaaccaataacatctgctaaccatgtgtatgcgaccaataatatctgctaaccatgtgaccattaacatctgctaaccatgtgaccattaacatctgataaccatgtgaccaataacatctgctaaccatgtgaccaataacatctgctaaccatgtgaccattaacatctgctaaccatgtgaccattaacatctgctaaccatgtctatgtaaccaataacatctgctaaccatgtgaccattaacatctgctaaccatgtctatgtaaccaataatatctgctaaccatgtgaccaataacatctgctaaccatgtctatgtaaccaataacatctgctaaccatgtgaccaataacatctgctaaccatgtgaccaataacatctgctaaccatgtgtatgtgaccaataacatctgatttgaATTGATTTTGTAATGGGTATTGACCTCATGTTAGTCTTCTTTCTAGCCTGTATCATCACTACGTCAGGGCTCCCTGTTTAcacccccccatccctctccttcacctcactGCAAATCATGACCTTTTCCCTGGGTAAACACACAGATAACTGGCCTGTCTCCACCACCCACTGGATGTGCTGCTACATGCCTGAACACATTATTGATGCTTTCTATAACCATTGACcagtttgcacacacacacacacacacatgcatgcacgcacgcacacacacacgtatgccgAAATGcgcgcgcgtacacacacacacgcacacacacacacacacacgcacacacacacgcacgcacgcacgcacgcacgcacacacacacgtatgccgAAATGcgcgcgcgtacacacacacacacacacacacacacacacacacacacacacacacacacacacacacacacacacacacacacacacacacacacacacacacacacacacacacacacagctgtgttgCTCTTTCCTACCCCAGAGTATTGACCAGTGTCGTCCGGTACGCTCACAATTCTTCTCATGTCTTGGTTTCCAGAGGAAGATATTTCAGACACGACGCACGTTTAAGATGAAAGTTCAAAGGTCATATCTATGGGTGAGTTTAAATCAAGGCTGTATATTATGATGATATGGATCCTAACATGCAGATATTAATTAAAGAGAAGAACTCTCCATAACTCCGTAGCAGAGGCAGAGAATATATCAGTTCGTTTGAATATTCTGCATGCCTACGAAGTTGTTACAAGAAGCCTTTTCATCCTAAAAAAAACTCAGTGAGCTTCCTGCTGTTTTTGCACGGTTACTAACCATGAATAATGGAAAAGCTTGGAAGTGGAAACAATGAACCACCGTTGTCTGTAAGAGTAACGGCGTGTCTTGATTTTGTGGGTTATATATCACAGGCATAAATTACTCAAGAAATCTCAACCTGTGACAGGAAAAAACTTTTAGATTATTTAGTGATGTATTGAAGACATGGAAGATATATTACTACAGATTAACTACATTCATATTACTACAGTTTATACTGCATATTTACTATAGAACTGTATCTAAGCTGTTTATACTGCATATTTACTATAGAACTGTATCTAAGCTGTTTATACTGCATATTTACTATAGAACTGTATCTAAGCTGTTTATACTGCATATTTACTATAGAACTGTATCTAAGCTGTTTATACTGCATATTTACTACAGAACTGTATCTAAGCTGTTTATACTGCATATTTACTATAGAACTGTATCTAAGCTGTTTATACTGCATATTTACTATAGAACTGTATCTAAGCTGTTTataccacctaactgaggatctcaatttaaccttgcgcaataccctagatgcagttgcacccctaaaaactaaaaaaagtCTCATaaaaaactagctccctggtacacagaaaatacccgagctctgaagcaagcttccagaaaattggaacggaaatggcgccacaccaaactggaagtcttccgactagcttggaaggacggtaccgtgcagtaccgaagagcccttactgctgctcgatcgtcctatttttctaacttaattgaggaaaataagaacaatccgaaattcctttttgatactgtggcaaagctaactaaaaagcagcattccccaagagaggatgacttgcactttagcagtgataaattcatgaacttctttgaggaaaagattatgattattagaaagcaaattacggactcctctttaaacctgcatattcctccaaacctcagttgtcctgagtctgcacaactctgccaggacctagcatcaagagagacgctcaagtgttttagtactatatctcttgacacaatgatgaaaataatcatggcctctaaaccttcaagctgtatactggaccctattccaactaaactactgaaagagctgcttcctgtgcttggccctcctatgttgaacataataaacggctctctatccactggatgtgtaccaaactcactaaaagtggcagtaataaagcctctcttgaaaaagccaaaccttgacccagaaaatataaaaaactatcggcctatatcgaatcttccattcctctcaaagattttagagaaggctgttgcgcagcaactcactgccttcctgaagacaaacaatgtatacgaaatgcttcagtctggttttagaccccatcatagcactgagacggcacttgtgaaggtggtaaatgacattttgatggcatcggaccgaggctctgcatctgtcctcgtgctcctagaccttagtgctgcttttgataccatcgatcaccacattcttttggagagattggaaacccaaattggtctacacggacatgttctggcctggtttaggtcttatctgtcggaaagatatcagtttgtctctgtgaatggtttgtcctctgacaaatcaactgtacatttcggtgttcctcaaggttctgttttaggaccactattgttttcactatatattttacctcttggggatgttattcgaaaacataatgtaaactttcactgctatgcggatgacacacagctgtacattttaatgaaacatggtgaagccccaaaattgccctcgctagaagcatgtgtttcagacataaggaagtggatggctgcaaactttctactattaaactcggacaaaacagagatgattgttctaggtcccaagaaacaaagagatcttctgttgaatctgacaattaatcttaatggttgtacagtcgtctcaaataaaactgtgaaggacctcggcattactctggaccctgatctctcttttgaagaacatatcaagaccatttcgaggacagcttttttccatctacgtaacattgcaaaaatctgaaactttctgtccaaaaatgatgcagaaaaattaatccatgcttttgtcacttctaggttagactactgcaatgctctattttccggctacccggataaagcactaaataaacttcagttagtgctaaatacggctgctagaatcctgactagaaccaaaatatttgatcatattactccagtgctagcctctctacactggcttcctgtcaaagcaagggctgatttcaaggttttactgctaacctacaaagcattacatgggcttgctcctacctacctctctgatttggtcctgccgtacatacctacacgtacgctacggtcacaagacgcaggcctcctaattgtccctagaatttctaagcaaacagctggaggcagggctttctcctatagagctccatttttatggaacggtctgcctacccatgtcagagacgcaaactcggtctcaacctttaagtctttactgaagactcatctcttcagtgggtcatatgattgagtgtagtctggcccaggagtgggaaggtgaacggaaaggctctggagcaacgaaccgcccttgctgtctctgcctggccggttcccctctttccactgggattctctgcctctaaccctgttacgggggctgagtcactggcttgctggggctctctcgtgccgtccctgggggggtgcgtcacctgggtgggttgattcactgttgtggtcagcctgtctgggccccccccttgggttgtaccgtgtcggagatctttgtgggctatactcgtccttgtctcaggatggtaagttggtggttgaagatttccctctagtggtgtgggggctgtgctttggcaaagtgggtggggttatatccttcctgtttggccctgtccgggggtgtcctcggatggggccacagtgtctcctgacccctcctgtctcagcctccagtatttatgctgcagtagtttatgtgtcggggggctagggtcagtttgtttatctggagtacttctcctgtcctattcaggaaCTGTATCTAAGCTGTTTATACTGCATATTTACTATAGAACTGTATCTAAGCTGTTAATACTGCATATTTACTATAGAACTGTATCTAAGCTGTTAATACTGCATATTTACTATAGAACTGTATCTAAGCTGTTAATACTGCATATTTACTACAGAACTGTATCTAAGCTGTTTATACTGCATATTTACTATAGAACTGTATCTAAGCtgtttatactgtatatttactaTAGAACTGTATCTAAGCTGTTAATACTGCATATTTACTATAGAACTGTATCTAAGCTGTTAATACTGCATATTTACTACAGAACTGTATCTAAGCTGTTTATACTGCATATTTACTATAGAACTGTATCTAAGCTGTTTATACTGCATATTTACTATAGAACTGTATCTAAGCTGTTTATACTGCATATTTACTATAGAACTGTATCTAAGCTGTTTATACTGCATATTTACTATAGAACTGTATCTAAGCTGTTTATACTGCATGTTTACTATAGAACTGTATCTAAGCTGTTTATACTGCATATTTACTACAGAACTGTATCTAAGCTGTTTATACCGCATATTTACTATAGAACTGTATCTAAGCTGTTTATACTGCATATTTACTATAGAACTGTATCTAAGCTGTTTATACTGCATATTTACTATAGAACTGTATCTTTAGAAGCTGTTTAAACTGCATATTTACTATAGAACTGTATCTAAGCTGTTTATACTGCATATTTACTATAGAACTGTATCTAAGCTGTTTATACTGCATATTTACTATATAACTGTATCTAAGCTGTTAATACTGCATATTTACTATAGAACTGTATCTAAGCTGTTTATACTGCATATTTACTATAGAACTGTATCTAAGCTGTTTATACTGCATATTTACTATAGAACTGTATCTAAGCTGTTTATACTGCATATTTACTATAGAACTGTATCTAAGCTGTTTATACTGCATATT from Oncorhynchus gorbuscha isolate QuinsamMale2020 ecotype Even-year unplaced genomic scaffold, OgorEven_v1.0 Un_scaffold_4933, whole genome shotgun sequence carries:
- the LOC124028870 gene encoding dedicator of cytokinesis protein 3-like, giving the protein DIRNDLCVCLPSPGHIRNDLCVCLTSPGDIRNDLYLTLERGDFERGGKSVQKNIEVSVYVLYADGEMLKDCISLGSGEPHISEHRSFVLYHNNSPRWSEVVKLPIPIDRFRGSHLRFEFRHCSTKDKAEKKLFGFAFTPLMREDGTTLSDESHELYVYK